A genome region from Triticum aestivum cultivar Chinese Spring chromosome 2B, IWGSC CS RefSeq v2.1, whole genome shotgun sequence includes the following:
- the LOC123047635 gene encoding uncharacterized protein, translated as MSGGIRRFLNLGLYDGHKHLYLLRRLDLSKTDFFHRTAEEAAEHGKVLATLTPAKARATNRRRIRNTQDLATAEAAAPKIGPPKPELLMGPPQISPCLNSHHFVHFFPTASESKVVLGDRGNRILRFNILDGSRYIDTLPCLHGVKEMPMVVSVPPTDLHLRDGDDTGDLYIIDGLLHPDKAEVRPQFEALVWRGFRPSALSSRFWHCDILPLPPWISHHKHAMVFGHALVSDSICFSICGAEGAGTYCFHIATREWSKAGDWLMPFNGKADYVPELGLWFGVSNNLPCAADLSGVVRGEELSPDKMRIWARDDLPEEWQPKSLHNPCVVSLGSGRFIFVDFLHVMVFDKDCNKMAPGKEFALFTGVDVAFSNSRRGNDENGSKDNGNYNSSGNENDGNGGKGKSTEDQGGALNDSAIHFDLLNCSSCAPCLQ; from the exons ATGAGCGGCGGCATCCGCCGGTTCTTGAACCTGGGGTTGTATGACGGGCACAAACACCTGTATTTGCTGCGGCGCTTGGACCTCTCCAAGACGGACTTTTTTCATCGGACGGCAGAAGAGGCGGCTGAACATGGCAAGGTGCTGGCAACACTGACGCCTGCCAAGGCCCGTGCCACCAACAGGCGAAGGATCCGCAACACCCAAGAtctggcgacggcggaggcggcggcgcccaAGATCGGTCCGCCAAAACCCGAGCTGCTCATGGGGCCACCGCAAATCTCCCCCTGCCTCAACTCCCATCACTTCGTCCATTTCTTCCCCACCGCCTCGGAGAGCAAGGTCGTCTTGGGCGACCGCGGGAACCGCATACTACGCTTCAACATCCTCGATGGCTCCCGCTACATCGATACCCTGCCATGCCTCCACGGGGTCAAGGAGATGCCGATGGTCGTCTCCGTCCCTCCGACGGACTTACACCTCCGTGACGGGGATGACACGGGCGACCTCTACATCATCGATGGCCTCCTCCATCCGGACAAGGCGGAGGTGCGGCCGCAGTTCGAGGCCCTGGTGTGGAGGGGGTTCAGACCGTCGGCCTTATCTAGCAGGTTCTGGCACTGCGACATCCTTCCTCTGCCTCCGTGGATCAGCCACCACAAGCACGCCATGGTTTTCGGCCACGCCCTCGTCAGCGACAGCATCTGCTTCTCCATCTGTGGCGCCGAGGGTGCCGGCACCTACTGCTTCCACATCGCGACTCGTGAGTGGAGCAAAGCTGGGGACTGGCTCATGCCCTTCAATGGCAAGGCGGATTACGTCCCTGAGCTTGGACTCTGGTTTGGCGTCTCAAACAACCTCCCCTGCGCTGCCGACCTCTCGGGCGTCGTTAGAGGGGAGGAGCTGTCGCCGGACAAGATGCGGATCTGGGCGCGTGATGACCTGCCGGAGGAGTGGCAGCCAAAGAGCTTGCACAATCCCTGTGTTGTCAGCCTCGGTTCCGGCAG GTTCATCTTCGTGGACTTCTTGCATGTCATGGTATTCGACAAGGACTGCAACAAGATGGCTCCCGGCAAGGAATTTGCCCTCTTCACTGGTGTGGATGTAGCGTTCAGCAACTCCCGCAGAGGCAATGACGAGAATGGCAGCAAAGACAATGGCAACTACAATAGCTCTGGCAACGAGAATGACGGCAATGGCGGCAAAGGCAAATCAACAGAGGATCAAGGCGGTGCTCTAAATGATTCAGCAATTCATTTTGACTTGCTGAACTGTAGCAGTTGTGCTCCCTGTTTACAGTGA
- the LOC123039802 gene encoding uncharacterized protein, with product MAAKIRHSTLLVLLFVVAFFLPLVCSTEFVHLYFNYTIDPYTKNYADLKRILVRNQPELRVLTSRALAVRRPNFYDLPARVILCHLNGDLPQDKCVVAFADDDISAMGFRNSSGHWHCIGGFRFAGCTVLPFGENYGELLGEGGHVNLPFVPLGREAAKEGVRLLASYSYSPGGDLGPAKRGMARFIVMIAEAARFRPVSNRLANHWEEETNMLDVEAEFCVNWGRMSFLLIDWDKTTGRTSWGRGHYAAAQELEQETGIKSPRDALRVLDLLVRPRGYSVPN from the exons ATGGCAGCGAAAATCCGTCATTCGACTCTTCTTGTTCTACTATTTGTAGTAGCTTTCTTCCTACCCCTGGTCTGTTCCACGGAGTTCGTCCACCTCTACTTCAATTACACCATCGACCCCTACACCAAGAACTACGCAGACTTGAAGAGAATACTGGTGAGGAACCAGCCTGAGCTGCGAGTGCTGACGAGCAGGGCGTTGGCGGTTCGACGCCCCAACTTCTATGACCTACCGGCTCGAGTGATTTTATGCCACCTCAACG GTGATCTTCCTCAGGACAAGTGCGTGGTCGCCTTCGCAGACGACGATATCTCCGCCATGGGCTTCAGGAACTCGAGCGGGCACTGGCACTGCATAGGAGGCTTCCGGTTCGCGGGCTGTACAGTTCTCCCCTTCGGGGAGAATTACGGCGAGCTTCTCGGAGAGGGTGGCCACGTAAACCTCCCGTTTGTACCGCTCGGGAGGGAGGCGGCGAAAGAGGGAGTGCGCCTTCTGGCAAGCTACTCATACTCCCCCGGCGGGGACCTTGGACCGGCTAAGCGAGGCATGGCCAGGTTCATCGTCATGATAGCCGAAGCAGCCCGTTTCCGGCCCGTCAGCAACAGGTTGGCCAATCACTGGGAGGAAgagaccaacatgctcgatgttgagGCAGAATTCTGTGTAAACTGGGGAAGAATGTCGTTTTTACTTATTGACTGGGATAAAACAACCGGGCGTACAAGCTGGGGAAGGGGGCATTACGCAGCGGCTCAGGAGCTGGAGCAGGAAACAGGAATTAAGAGCCCAAGAGATGCTTTGCGCGTGCTAGATCTGCTGGTGAGGCCAAGAGGTTATAGTGTCCCCAACTAA